The Coffea arabica cultivar ET-39 chromosome 1e, Coffea Arabica ET-39 HiFi, whole genome shotgun sequence genome has a window encoding:
- the LOC140007840 gene encoding phytohormone-binding protein-like gives MMKEVKSQMKVGVAIEVLWRNYAKEISFVLPKLAPDLVRSVEVIEGDGGLGTVYLIDLGSEKSSLGYQKEKVTVFNESLHQIGMQVIEGGHLNHGFTSYTTVIQFNAVGESETGVDVKVLYETEAEETRMPEETAKAILAFIKRLEDYLLKQGS, from the exons ATGATGAAGGAAGTAAAGAGCCAAATGAAGGTTGGGGTCGCAATTGAAGTGCTATGGAGGAATTATGCAAAAGAAATAAGCTTTGTCCTTCCAAAACTTGCCCCCGATTTAGTGCGTAGTGTTGAAGTTATTGAAGGAGATGGTGGCCTTGGTACAGTTTATCTGATCGACCTTGGCTCTG AGAAATCAAGTCTCGGATACCAGAAGGAGAAAGTTACAGTATTCAACGAGTCCCTGCATCAGATTGGGATGCAAGTGATCGAAGGGGGACACCTGAATCATGGGTTCACTTCTTACACAACTGTTATACAATTTAATGCAGTTGGAGAATCAGAGACTGGGGTGGATGTTAAGGTTCTATACGAAACTGAAGCAGAAGAAACTCGCATGCCAGAGGAAACTGCAAAAGCAATACTTGCTTTTATAAAACGCCTTGAGGATTATCTGTTAAAACAAGGCTCTTAG
- the LOC140007836 gene encoding uncharacterized protein isoform X1 translates to MATGTVRISRVDTSSFGWTVLVQVIEVDRVKIGRDRDLSRSFRRFEFGDFQGIKVSVVVFDDNVAIVDGRLLPFWKYYVSNAELREIPELVGTGLYSFYWVINEGTVIEEAAGSGELALPFYFELHSFQYFHFVADTNIFINVMGVVIHALPPRDVYFEGSRRYGRDHIIVDQC, encoded by the exons ATGGCCACTGGGACTGTTCGCATATCGCGAGTTGATACGTCTTCCTTTGGTTGGACTGTGCTGGTTCAAGTTATCGAAGTTGATCGTGTAAAGATTGGTCGGGATAGGGATTTATCCAGGTCTTTCCGTCGGTTTGAGTTTGGCGACTTTCAG GGTATCAAGGTCTCTGTAGTTGTCTTTGATGATAACGTTGCTATTGTTGATGGCCGTCTTTTGCCATTTTGGAAGTATTACGTATCAAATGCAGAGCTCCGTGAAATTCCTGAACTTGTGGGGACTGGCCTGTATTCATTCTACTGGGTTATCAATGAGGGGACTGTTATCGAAGAAGCTGCTGGCTCAGGGGAGTTGGCCCTTCCTTTCTATTTTGAGTTGCACTCTTTTCAATACTTTCATTTTGTGGCTGACacaaatatttttataa ATGTAATGGGAGTTGTTATCCATGCATTGCCTCCGCGAGATGTGTATTTTGAAGGGAGTAGGCGATATGGAAGAGATCATATTATAGTGGACCAATG TTAA
- the LOC140007836 gene encoding uncharacterized protein isoform X2 → MATGTVRISRVDTSSFGWTVLVQVIEVDRVKIGRDRDLSRSFRRFEFGDFQGIKVSVVVFDDNVAIVDGRLLPFWKYYVSNAELREIPELVGTGLYSFYWVINEGTVIEEAAGSGELALPFYFELHSFQYFHFVADTNIFIS, encoded by the exons ATGGCCACTGGGACTGTTCGCATATCGCGAGTTGATACGTCTTCCTTTGGTTGGACTGTGCTGGTTCAAGTTATCGAAGTTGATCGTGTAAAGATTGGTCGGGATAGGGATTTATCCAGGTCTTTCCGTCGGTTTGAGTTTGGCGACTTTCAG GGTATCAAGGTCTCTGTAGTTGTCTTTGATGATAACGTTGCTATTGTTGATGGCCGTCTTTTGCCATTTTGGAAGTATTACGTATCAAATGCAGAGCTCCGTGAAATTCCTGAACTTGTGGGGACTGGCCTGTATTCATTCTACTGGGTTATCAATGAGGGGACTGTTATCGAAGAAGCTGCTGGCTCAGGGGAGTTGGCCCTTCCTTTCTATTTTGAGTTGCACTCTTTTCAATACTTTCATTTTGTGGCTGACacaaatatttttataagttag
- the LOC140007836 gene encoding uncharacterized protein isoform X3, whose translation MASMPIIIAMRLRVTTQNYLSLSTQPSSVVIVAPDVLEARCLDDWSNANISELVRMIFDDMAYLDPCILLPPVRDATLTPIYNVISQSKSVSDRDQRTF comes from the exons ATGGCGTCCATGCCGATTATTATTGCTATGAGACTCAGGGTTACCACACAGAATT ACCTATCTCTGTCAACTCAGCCATCATCTGTTGTCATTGTTGCTCCTGATGTTCTAGAAGCAAGATGCCTTGATGATTG GTCTAATGCTAACATATCAGAGCTAGTTCGTATGATTTTTGATGATATGGCCTACCTTGATCCATGCATTTTGTTGCCCCCTGTTCGTGACGCAACCCTCACACCAATCTATAATGTTATATCTCAGTCTAAATCTGTTAGTGACAGG GACCAGAGGACTTTTTAG